The DNA segment CCAACATGATCGGCGGCCTGCTGCACGCCGGCAAGCGGGTCCTGTTCGTCTCGGAGAAGGCCGCGGCGCTCGACGTCGTGCACCACCGGCTCGTCGAGGCGGGCCTGGACCGGTACGTCCTCGAGCTGCACGGTCACAAGGCCGGCCGCAAGGAGGTGGCGACCGCCCTCGCCGCCGCCCTGGACGACGGCCCGGCCCCGTCCGGCGGTCAGGAACCGGCCGACCGGCGCGGCACCCGGGAACGGCGGGAGCAGCTCAGCGCGTACGCCGCCGCGATGAACGAGGTACGCACGCCGCTCGGCCGCAGCCTGCACCACGTGCTCGGGATCTGCGCCCGGCTGGAGGAGGCGCCGGCCGCCCCGGTCCCGGTCATCCCGACCGACGCGGTGACCCCCGAGTCGGTACGCCGGGTGCTGCAGGCCACCGGGCAGCTCGCTACGGCCTGGCGTACCGTCGTGGCCCGCGACGACCTGCCCTGGCGTGACGTGGTCCAGCGGGAGCCGCTCGACCCGGCGCTGTCGGCCGCCGAGCGGGCGCTCGCCGGGCTGACCCGGGCCGTGCAGGCCGACCGGGCGCCGGTGGAGGCGTTCGGGCTGGGCGGCACCGAGGACGCCGCCCGGCTGGCCCGGCTCGCCGCGCACGCCGCCGAGCGGCCGCCGCAGGTCCGCGACGAGTGGCTGACCGCGCCGTCGCTGGACGGTGTCCGGCAGGCCGCCGAAGCGCTGGGCCGGGACCTCACCACGGTCCGGGCCGCCCGGGACGCCGCCACCCGGCGGGCCGGTGCTGCCTGGTCGGCGCTGCCGGACCCGGCGGCGCTGCCCGGGGTCCCCGACCTGTCCGACCTGACGCCGCCGGCCCCCGACCTGGAGCCGCTCACCGCGGCCGAGGCGGACCGGCAGGCCAAGACCTGTCTCGAGGCGGCCGACACGCTGGAACGGCATCGGGCCGTCATCGACCGGGTCACCACGAGGATGGGCCTGCCGAACGCCGTGAAGGTGGCCGACATCGAGCGGGTCGCCACCATCGCCGAGCTGGCGGCGGGACCGCACCGGCCGGAGCCGTTCTGGTTCGGCCCCGGCGTCGCGGGCACCGTCGCGGCCGGGGCGCAGGCGTTGCGGCGGGCCCTGGAGAACCTGGTCGCCGCGGAGATGCGGGCCCGGCCGTTCTTCTCCGAGGCGATCCTGACGCAGCCGGTCGAGGAGTTGTCCGACCGGTTCGCCCGGGTGCACCGGGGCTGGCGCAAGATGCTCGGGGCGTACCGGCACGACCGGCGGATCATCGCGGCGTTCGTGCAGCCCACCGCGGCGATCCGGGACGCGCTGCCCCGGCTGGAGACGGCGGTGGCGTGGCAGCGGGCCCGGCAGGATCTGACCGCCGCGGAGTCGGCGTACGGCGCGGCGCTCGGCCGCTACTGGCAGGGCCCGGGCACCGACTTCACCGCGATCGACGCGGCCCTGGCCGTGGTGGAGACCGCGATGCGGGCCGCTCCCCCGGCCGCGGTGCAGGCGGTCGCCGCCTACGTCTGCGCGCCGGAGCCGGACCCGGAGCTGATCCGGCAGGCCACCGACGCCCGGGACGCGGTCGCGGCGAAGAAGACCGACCTGTTCCAGAGCCCGATCGACACGGCCGTCACGTGGCTGCGGGCGAACGCCACGGCGCTGGCCGCTGTCGCCGCGACGGTGCACGCCTACGACGTGTCGACCGGCCGCACCCTCGATTACGCCGAGGTGCGGCGGCTCGGCACGCTGCGGGAGGAGGTCGCCGCGGCGGAGGCGGCGATCGCGCATCATGCCGAGAGCTACGCCGGCGCGTTCGGGGAGGCGTACCGGGGCGGGGAGACCGACGAGGCGGCGCTGGCCGCCGCCGTCGACTGGGCCGCCACCACGCGCAAGCTGCTCACCGGGGCGGAACAGCCGCTCACCCCGGCGCAGGCGGCCGCGCTGCGCGAACTGCGGCCGGTGACCGGCCTGGACAGGCTGGCGCTCCAGTGGGCGCAGGCCCGCACGGCGGTGCTCGACGCGTTCGGCAGCACCCGCCGCGCCGAGCTGGAGGCCGAGCTCGCCGACCACGAGCGGGCCCGCCGGTTCCTGCAGCGGATCCGGGGCGACGCGGACGGCCAGGAGGAGTGGTTCTCCGCGCTGGACGCCCGTGCCGTGCTCAGCGGGCACGGCCTGGACGGCGTCGTCGAGTTCTGCGCCGACCGGCGGCTCGACGCCGAGCAGGTGCAGCCAGCCGTGGAGCGGGCGCTCTACCGGGCCTGGGCGGACGCGGTGATCCAGGCCGACCACCGGCTGCGGCCGTGGCGCTCGGCCGACCGGGACCGGCTGGTCGCCGAGTTCCGGTCGCTGGACAGCCGGCTCGCCGCCGCGGCGGTCGCCGACATCGCCGAGTCGATCGCCTCCCGCCGCCCGGACGCCGACAGCCCGGCCGCCGGACTGCTGCGCAGCGAGGCCATGAAGGCGAGCCGCCACCTGCCGGTCCGCGAGCTGATCGCCCAGGCCCGGGAGCTGGTCCTCGGCCTGCGGCCGTGCTTCCTGATGTCGCCGCTCACGGTGAGCCAGTCGCTGCCCGCGGACATCCGGTTCGACGTGGTCATCTTCGACGAGGCGTCGCAGGTCACCCCGGCCGACGCGATCAACTGCATCTACCGTGGCGCGGCGCTGATCACCGCGGGCGACGACCGGCAGCTGCCGCCGACCTCCTTCTTCGACCGCGCGCTCAGCGCCGGTGAGGAACCCGAGCAGGAGCTGGCGGTGCTCGACTTCGAGTCGGTGCTGGAGCTGGCGAAGGGGTGCGGCGCGTTCGCCAGCCTCGGCCTGAACTGGCACTACCGCAGCCGGCACGAGGCGCTCATCGCGTTCTCCAACCACGCGTTCTACTCGGGGAGGCTCAGCGTCTTCCCGAGCGCGAACACCGGCGGCCCGGACACCGGCGTGGCGCTGCTGCCGGCCGGTGGCGTGTACCGCCGCAGCACCGGCCGGGACAACCCGGTCGAGGCGGAACGGGTCGCCGAGCGGATCGTGCACCACTTCACCACCCGGCCCGGCCTGTCCCTCGGCGTCGTGACCTTCTCGGTGGCGCAGGCCGAGGCCATCGAGCGGGCCGTCGAGGTGGTCGCGCACGGCCGGCCCGAGCTGGAGCGGATCCTCGACGACGACCGGCTGCACGGCTTCTTCGTGAAGAGCCTGGAATCGGTGCAGGGCGACGAGCGGGACGTCATGATCTTCTCGATCGGGTACGGCTTCGACGAGGGCGGCAAGATCAGCGCGAACTTCGGGGCGCTGAACCGGCCGAACGGCTGGCGGCGGCTCAACGTGGCGATCACCCGGGCCCGGTACCGGGTGGAGATCGTGACGTCGATCCTGGCCCGGGACGTGCCGGAGACCGACAACGAGGGGGTGCGGCTGCTCGCCGCCTACCTCGACTACGCCGAGCGGGGGGCGTCAGCGCTCGACATCGCTGTGCCGGATCGCCTGGCCGACGGCGCGGAGGGCCCGTTCCAGGAGTCGGTCATGGAGACGCTGCGCGCCTGGGGTTACCCGGTGCAGGCGAACCTGGGCTGGGCCGGCGGGCGCGTCGACCTCGGGGTGCGGCGCCCGGACCGGCCGGAGAGCGGGTACCTGCTCGGGATCCGGTGTGACGGCAGCGCGTACGGCGGGTGCACCGCGGCCCGGGACCGTGACCGGCTCAGCGAGCAGGTGCTGCTCGGACTCGGCTGGAACCTGCACCGGATCTGGGCGATCGCCTGGTACCGCGACCGGGCCGGCGAGGAGGCCCGCCTGCGGGCCGCGTGCGAGATGGCCGGCGGCGGACCGCGGGCCAAGCTCACCGAGCGGCGGAACCTGGTCGCAGTGCCGTCGCCCGCCAGTTCGTGAGCGCCTGCAACTGCGTGATCAGCTGTTCCGGATCGGCTCCCGGGTCGATCCGGAACAGCTGTGCTGCTTCCAGGGGCGGCACCGCGACGTGCGAGATGAGCGGGTGGAACGGCCGCTGATCGTGCTCGTCCGCCCCGAACAGGGTCTCGTCCAGCTTCTCCCCCGGCCGCAGCCCGGTGTACCGGATCTCCACCGGGCTCCGGGCCAGCTGCACCATCTGCCGCGCCACCTCGGCGATCCGCACCGGCTCGCCCATCTCCAGGACCAGGGCCTCGCCGTCCCGGCCGATCGCGGCGGCCTGGATCACCAGGTGCACCGCCTCCTGGGTGGTCATGAAGTACCGGGTCACGTCGGGGTGGGTCACGGTGACCGGGCCGCCGTCGGCGATCTGCGCGCTGAACGTGGTGAAGACCGAGCCGCGGCTGCCCAGCACGTTGCCGAACCGCACGCTCAGGAACATCCCGGGCCGGCGGCCGGCGGTCCACGCGGTGAGCCGCTCGGTGATCCGCTTGGAGTAGCCCAGCACGCTCGTCGGGTCGGCGGCCTTGTCGGTCGAGATGTTGACGAACCGCTCCACCCCGGCGGCCGCGTCCAGGACGTTGAGCGTGCCCAGCACGTTGGTCTTGAGCGCCTCGCCCGGGTAGTTCTGCAGCAGCGCGAGGTGCTTGAGCGCGGCGGCGTGGAAGACCACCTCGGGACGCCGGCGCCGGAAGATGTCCCGGATCCGCTCGGCGTCGCGCAGGTCGGCCAGGATCACCGCCGGATCGTCCAGCTTGGCGAGGGGATTGATGGAGAGTTGTACGGCCTGCAGCGCGCTCTCATCGCGGTCCAGCATCATCAGCTCCGCGGGCTGGAACCGGTGGATCTGCCGGCACAACTCGGAGCCGATCGAGCCACCGGCGCCGGTGACCAGGACCCGCTTGCCGGTGAGGTAACCGGCGATGGCGTTCAGGTCGGTCTCGATCTGGTGCCGCCCGAGCAGGTCGGTCACCTGCACGTCGCGGATGTCGTCGACGGCGACCTGGTGATCCATCAGCTCGCTCATCGACGGCACCACCTTGAAGGTGGCGCCCGCCTGCACGGCCCGGTCCCGGACCGCGCGGACCAGCTCGGCGTCGGCGTTCGCCACCGCGAAGACGAGCGTGCCGGCGCCGGTGCGGGCCAGCGCGCCCGGGATGTCGTCGCGTCCGCCGAGCACCGGAACGCCGAGCATGTGCAGGCGGCGCTTCTCCGGGTCGTCGTCGAGCAGTCCGACCGGCAGATACCGGCTGTTCGGGTCGTGCAGCATCGAGCGCAGCAGCAGCGAGCCGGCCTCACCGGCGCCGAAGAGCAGCACCGGGATGGCGGTCCGCTGGTCCGGGCGGCGGCGGCGCTGGCGGCGGGCGCGCTGGGCGTACCGCACCGTGAGCATCAGCACGAGCGCGACGGCGCCGCCGACGAACGGCGCCGGCGCGGGGACCGGGCGGCGGGAGAAGAGCACGTCGAGCACGAGCAGCACGGCCGCGGTGGCGGCGGCGGTCCCGGCGACCGCGCGGACCTCCTCGAAGCTCGCGTACGGATACCGGCCCCGGTAGAGGTGCCGGGCATGGCCGAAGGCGAGATGCAGGACGATCGCGAGGCCCGAGGCCAGCAGGAATCCGGCGAGACGGCGGCGGTCGAGGTCGGCGCCGTACCGCATCAGCACGGCGGCGAACAGGCCGGCGACCCAGGCGGCCGCGTCCACGGCGGCCGGGAGGAGCCGGCGGTGACCGCGGGTCCAGGAGCGTAGCGGCACGTCGTCCTCCCAGCGGCAAACAGCCGGTCTTCACGACGTTATCACCATAATAAGCTGTAAAAGCGGACTTTATGGATACCCCTCCTACGGGAGGAATGCCGCCCTATCGTGACAATCAGCCAGGGTGACGGGGAGGTCTGACGTGGGCCTGCGCGATTACCTCGGCGTCGCCAAACGCCATTGGTGGCTCTTGGCGGTCTGGGTTCTCGTCGCGCTCGCCGGCGCCATGGTCGTGAACCTGCGCACCACCCCGGTGTACGCGGCCCGCGTCACGTTCTTCTTCACGGCGCCGATGGCCGCCGCCGCGGAGCTCTACCCCGCCAGCATGTTCAGCTCCAGCCGCCTCGCCACCTACGCCGAACTGCTCACCAGCGACGAGATCTCCGCCCCGCTCGCCGCCCTGCCGGAGGTGAACCTGACCGCCGCCGAGATGGCCGATCGGATCAGCTCCGAGACCATCGCCGACACGGTCCTGATGGAGGTCACGGTGGAAGACCCGTCCAGGAAGCGAGCCCTGTTCGTCGCGGAGAAGCTCTCGGTGATGTTCAAGGACGCCGTGGAGAAGCTCGAGTGGCAGGAGACCGCCGACACCTCGGCGATCAAGGTCGAGGTCGTCGACGGGCCGGAGCTGGAACCGGACCCGGTCGAGCCGCAGCCGCTCAACAACGTCGCCCTCGCCATGATGGGCGGGCTGATCGTGGGAGTCGGCTCGGCGGTCCTCCGGGAGATCGCCGACAGCACCGTCCGCAGCGCCGACACCCTGCGGACACTCGCCAGCGCGCCGGTCCTGGCCCGGATCCCGCTCGACGGCCGGGTCCCGGCGCGGGCCGGCCCGTTCGTGTCGGCCAGCGACTCGCCCCGCACCGAGGCGCTGCGCCAGGTCCGCACGCTGCTGCAGTCGGCCGCCTCCGAGACCTCGCTCAAGACCCTCGCGGTGACCAGCGCGGTCCCCGGCGAGGGCCGGTCCGCGACCACCTGCAGCCTGGCCCTGCTCTTCGCCGAGACCGGCCAGCGGGTCCTGGTCGTCGACGCGGAGCTGCGCCGGCCCCGGCTCGCCCGGTTCCTCGGCCGGGAGACGGCCACCGGCCTGTCCACCGTGCTCAGCGGCGGCGCCACCGTGGAGCAGGTGATCCAGCCGTGGGGCGCCGGGCTGTGGCTGCTCGCCGGCGGGCAGAGCCCGCCGAACCCGAGCGAGCTGCTCAGCTCGCCGCGGATGACCGAGGTGGTGGACGAGGTACGCCGCCGCTTCGACGTGGTGATCTTCGACTGCCCGCCACTGCTCCCGGTCACCGACGGCGAGGTCCTGGCCGCCCGCGCGGACGGGACCGTGCTCGTGGTCCGCTACGCGAAGACCACCGGCGCCGAGGTCACCGGCGCGGTCCGGGCACTGAACGGGGTCAACGCCACGCTGCTGGGCTGCGTGCTGAACATGGTGCCGCTCAAGGGCCCGGACGCGTTCCCGAGTTTCGACCAGTACACCGGGGCCCCTCCCGCCCGCCGCGGCGGCCGGCGCCGGGCGCGGTTCTGGTCCCACGAGGCAGTGGCGGTGGCGGCATGAGCTCGTCCAAGAAAGGCGCTCCCGGGAGTCTCTCCACCCCGGCCGAGCGCCAGGTGCCGGGCCGGATCGCGGAGATCTTCGCGGACAGCCCGGACGATCTGCCGACCCGGCTCGCGAACGCGGCCCGCTACCTGAGGCGCAGCCAGGTGACGCGCTTCGCGGCACTCTACGAACTCGTCAAGCTGGCCCTGCCGGTGAAGGGGTCGATCGTCGAGTGCGGCGTCTTCCGTGGTGCCAGCTTCATGACGTTCGCGCAGCTCAGCGCGGCGCTGGAGCCGACCAACCTGACCCGGCGGATCTATGGGTTCGACTCGTTCGGCGGTTTCCCGTCGGTGTCCGACCGGGACCGGCCGCAGACCACCGAGGCCCGGCCCGGCGACCTCGCCTCGGACAGCTACGACGAGCTGAACCGGCTGCTCGAGGTCTACGACGCCGACCGGTTCCTCGGCCACCTGCCGAAGGCCCGGCTGATCAAGGGCGACGTGACAGCGACAATCCCGGCGTTCGTCGAGGAGAACCCGCACCTGGTGGTGAGCCTGCTCTTCCTCGACCTGGACCTGTACGAGCCGACCGTGGCGGCGCTGCGGCACTTCGTGCCCCGGATGCCCCGCGGCGCGATCCTCGCCTTCGACGAGCTGGACAACCCGCTCTGGCCCGGCGAGACCTCGGCGGCGCTGGACGAGATCGGCCTGAACCAGCTAGAGCTGCGGCGGTTCGAGTTCGACCCGTACATCGGCTACGCGGTGATCCGATGAATCCCGAGGTGACGGGCGCGGAGGCGACGGCACGCGCGGTCCGCGCCCACGTCCTGCGGATGACCAGCGGCGGCCGCAGCTCGCACGTCGGCTCCGCGCTCTCCTGCGCCGACCTGCTCGCCGTGCTCTACGCCGACGTGCTCCACGTGGATCCGCAGCACCCGGACTGGCCGGACCGGGACCGGGTGATCATGAGCAAGGGTCACGCCGGCGCCGCCCTCTACGCGGTCCTCGCCGAGCGCGGCTTCTTCGACACGGCGGTGCTGCACCGGCACTACCAGAACGGCTCCTACCTGTCCGGGCACGTGAGCCACGTCGGCATCCCCGGCGTCGAGTTCTCCACCGGATCGCTCGGGCACGGCCTGCCGGTCGGGGCCGGGCTGGCCTGGCGGGCCCGGCAGACCGGGCGGTCCTGGCGCACCTACGTGCTGCTCGGCGACGGCGAGTGCGACGAGGGCAGCGTCTGGGAGGCGGCCATGTTCGCCGGGCACCACGAGCTGGCGAGCCTGGTCGCGATCGTCGACTACAACCGGATGCAGTCGCTCGGGACCACCGAGGAGACGCTGCGGCTGGAGCCGTTCGCCGCCAAGTGGCAGTCGTTCGGCTGGGACGTCGCCGAGGTGGACGGGCACGATCATGCGGAGCTGGTCACCGCGCTGCGGGTCCCGCGTACCGCTGATCCTGGTCGTCCTCGCTGCGTGCTGGCGCACACCGTCAAGGGCAAGGGCGTCTCCTTCATGGAGAACCGGGTGCTCTGGCACTACCGGCCGCCGTCCGCCGAGGAGCTGGAACAAGCCCTGCAGGAGGTGGGCGCCGGATGAGGAACCGCTTCTTCGCCGGCCTGCTGACCGCCGCCCTGGTCGACCCGGATCTCGTGCTGATCACCGCGGACCTGGGGTTCGGCGCGGTGGACGAGTTCGCCGCGGCCCGGCCCGGCCAGTTCGTCAACTGCGGGGTGGCCGAGCAGAACATGGCCGGGCTGGCCGCCGGGATGGCGCTGGCCGGGGCGCGCGTGTTCACGTACTCGATCGCGAACTTCCCGACGCTGCGCTGCCTCGAGCAGATCCGCAACGACATCTGCTACCACCACGCGGACGTGACGGTGGTGGCGGTCGGGGGCGGGCTCGCCTACGGCGCGCTCGGGATGTCGCACCACGCCACCGAGGATCTGGCGATCATGCGGGCGCTGCCGGGGATGGCGGTCGCGGCGCCCGGCGACCCGGCCGAGGTCGACGCCGTGCTGGCCGATCTGCTGACCGTGGGCGGGCCGGCGTACCTGCGGCTCGGCAAGACCGGCGAGCCGACCGTGCATCAGGCCGGGGTCGCGGCGCCGCGCGGCGCGTCGCTCCCGGTGCGGAACGGCGGGACGAGCGAGGTACTGCTCTGCTCCACCGGGGCGATCCTCGACGAGGTCGGGAAGGCCGCCGAGGACCTGGACGCCGACGTGCGGTCCTTCCCCTGGCTGGACCCCTTCGACACGGCCGCGATCCGCGACGCCGCCGCCACCTACCGCCTGATCGTCACGGTCGAGGAGCACTCGATCGTCGGCGGCCTGGGCAGCGCTGCCGCCGAGGTGCTCGCCGAGGCCGGGAGCGGCGTCCCGCTGCTCCGGATCGCCCTGCCCGCGCAGTCGTCCTCGGTCGTCGGTGATCAGCAGTACCTGCGCACCGCGTTCGAGCTGGACGCCGAGTCGATCATCCGGCGCGTCCGCAACCATCTGGAGGCCCACCGTGGACTGGCGAGTCCGATTCGTTGACTACCCCGAGCAGTGGCGGCGGCAGCGGCCCGAGCTGCTGCCGATCATCGAGGACACCATCGCCCGGGGCGACCTCATGCTCCGGCAGCAGCTGCACGCCTTCGAGGAGCACCTGGCCGCGTTCAACCACTCGGCCCGCGGCGTCGGCGTCAGCAACTGCACCGACGGCCTGCGCCTGCTCGCGCACGCCCTGGACGTCGGGCCCGGCGACGAGGTGGTGAGCGTGGCGCACACGTTCATCGCGACGGTCTCGCCGTTCGTGCTGCGCGGCGCGAAGCCGGTCTTCGTCGACATCGGGCCGGACCACCTGATGGACACCGCCCAGCTGGCCGACGCGGTCACCGAACGCACCAAGGTGATCATTCCGGTGCATCTGAACGGCCGGACCGTCGACATGCACGCGGTAGCCAAGGCGGCCGCGTCCGTCGGCGCCACGGTGATCGAGGACGCCGCGCAGGCGCTGGGCGCGACCTTCGACGGCCGGACCGCCGGTACGTTCGGCCTGGCCAGCACTTACTCCTTCTATCCCGCGAAACTGCTCGGCGCGCTCGGCGACGGCGGCGCGGTCCTCACCGACGACCAGGAGCTGGCGAACCGGCTGCTGCGGCTGCGCGATCACGGCCGGGTCCAGAAGGCCGAGATCGACGGCTGGGGGTACAACTGCCGCCTCGACAACCTGCAGGCCGCCATCCTCGATTACCGGCTGTCGCAGCTGCCCGGCTGGATCGAGCGGCGCCGCGAGCTGGCCCGCCGCTACGACGAACGCCTCCGCGGCATCGACGGCCTGCAGATCCCGGTCGGCCCGGACGCCGACCCGCAGCGCCGCGACGTCTACCAGAACTACCCGGTCACCACCGACGAGCGCGACCGGCTCGTCGAGCACCTGCGCGCCGACGGCGTCGAGACGCTGATCTCCTGGCCGATCCCGATGCACCACCAGCGCGGCCTCGGCCTCGAGAACTGGTATCTGCCGCGCACCGAGGAGCTGTGCGAACGGGTCCTCTCGCTGCCGATGCACGTCGAACTGGAGGACTGGCAGATCGACCACGTCGCGGACAGCGTCCGCCGATTCTTCGGGGAATGACGTGAACCTTCCCTTCCTCAGCGTCGTCATCCCGTGCTGGAACGAGGCCCGGTTCATCGGCCCGTTCCTCGACTCGGTGCTGGCCAACACCTACCCGGCGGACCGGATGGAGGTGCTGCTCGTCGACGGGATGAGCGAGGACGGCACCCGCGAGATCGCCCGCCGGTACGCGGTCCGCGACCCCCGACTCGTCCTGGTCGACAACCCGGGACACAGCAAGCCGGCCGCGCTGAATCTCGGCATCCGGCAGGCGAAGGGCGACGTCGTCGTCCGCCTCGACGTGCACGCCGAATACCCGCCGGACTACCTGGAGAACTGCGTCCGCGGCCTGATCGAGCACCCGCAGGCGGACAACGTCGGCGGCGTCCGGATCTCCCGGGCCCGCGACGACACGCTGCTCGGCCGGGCCATCGCCTACTCCACGACCAGCGTCTTCGGCGCCGGGAACTCGAAGTACCGGGTCGGCGTGGCCGAGCCGCAGTGGGTCGACACGGTCTTCGGCGGCTGCTACCGCAAGTCGGTCTTCGACCGGATCGGCCTCTTCGACGAGCAGCTCACCCGTGCCCAGGACCGGGAGTTCAACCACCGGCTGCGCGCCGCCGGCGGCGGCATCCTGCTGCTTCCCGAGATCACCTGTACGTACTACGCGCGCAGTGACCTCCGCGAGTTCTGCTCGTGGACGTTCGAGGCCGGCTACTGGCCGTTCCGGGCCAGCCGCACGGTCGGCCGCTGGATCGGATCGTGGCGCAACGTCGTGCCGATGGCGTTCGTCGCCGCCCTCGCCACCGGTGCCGCCGCCTCTCCGGTGAGCCGCACGGCCCGGCGGGCGACCGGCGCGGTGCTCACCGCGTACGGCCTGACGGCGCTCACCTTCGCCGTCCGGCTCGCCCGCAAGCACCGCGACCCCGCCCTGATCGCGGCGATGCCCCCGGTCTTCCTCGCCACCCACGTGATCTACGGGGCCGGCTCCGTCAAAGGCGCTTTGGAGCGGACATGAGCGACGTCCTGCACTACTACCGCGGGCGGGTCGCGCTGCACGCGATCCTGGAAGGTCTCGGGGCCGGGCCGGGCGACGAGATCGTGGTCCAGTCGTACACCTGCGCCGCCGTGGTGGAGCCGCTGCTGCGCCTCGGCGTGCGGCCGGTCTTCGCCGACATCTCCCGGGAAACGTTCACGATCGACCCGGAGGGGCTGCCCGCGCTGATCACGCCGCGTACCCGGGCCGTGGTCGTGCAGCACACCTTCGGGATACCCGCCCCGATGACGGCGATCCTCGCGGCCGGGCGCGCGGCGGGCGTGCCGATCGTCGAGGACTGCGCGCACATGACGGCGGGCACCGTCACGCCCGGCGGATCGGTCGCCTCGTTCTGGTCGTTCGAGTGGGGCAAGCCGGTCGTGGCCGGGGTCGGCGGGACCGCCGTCGTGCACGATCCCGGGCTCGCCGCGGAGATGCGCGCCCGCTACGCGAGGTACACCCCGCCGCCACCGGCCCGGGAGGCGGTCATGGCGGCGGAGTACCTGGCGTACCGGGTCGCCGCCGGTACCGGGGTGCTCTGGCGGCTGCGCGCGCTCTACCGGCAGCTGGCCGGGCTCGGCATGGTGACCGGCTCCTACTCCCCCGATCCGATGAACAGCCCGGAGTACGGATGGCGGATGAGCCGTGGCACACGGTGGCGCCTGCCGTACCGGATCGCCGCCGGACGCGCCACGGTCGCCGGGCGCCGCCGGGTCACCGGCCGGGAGCTCGCCTACGTCCCGCACCGGATCCCCGTGGTCGTCGGCGACAAACAGCGGGTACTCCGCGAGGCGGCGCGGGCCGGCCTCGAGGTCGGGGACTGGTTCGCCAGCCCGGTGCATCCGCTGGCCGGCGACGATCTCGCCGCGGCCGGGTACACGGCGGGCAGCTGCCCGAACGCCGAATGGGCCGCCGCCCACGTCGTCACCCTCCCGGTACGCGCGGGCGCCCGCCCCGCCGACCTCGACCACGCGCTGCGGCAGCTCGCCGGGATCGAGGCGACGGTCGATGCCTGACCAGCGTTTCCGCATCGTCAGCGGGAATCTCACCGAACGGCAGCTCGCCGCCGTCGCCCGGCTGCACGCCGCCGAGGTGCCGGACGGGTTCCTCTCCTCGCTCGGCGAGCCGGTCCTGCGGCTGCTCTACCGGCACGCCTCGGCGAGCCGGCTCAGCGCGGTGCTGCTGGCCGAGGACGTGGAGACCGGTGAGGCGCTGGGCTACATCTGCGGAGCCGTGGACACGTCGGCCCTCTTCGCCGAGTTCGCCCGGCGGCGGTGGGCTTCCGTCGTACCGAAATTGGTTCCTCGCCTGATGCACCCGGGCCGAGCCCGGAAGATGATCGAGACGCTGGCCTATCCGGGCCAGGGGGGCGGCGACCTGCCGCGTGCCGAGATCTTGAACTTCGTGGTGGCGCCGGGGATGCGCGGCCAGGGGGTGGCGACGCGGCTGTTCGAGCACCTGATGAGCTGGTATTCCTCGCGCGGTGTGCCAGCCGTGAAGATCGTGACCGGTTCTGGTCAGCAGCGCGCGCACGGGTTCTACGAGAAGGCCGGGAGCCGGTCGTACGGCAGCACCGCCATCCATGAAGGCACTGAAAGCCGGATATATATCCACACGCTGACCCTCACGGATAGTTACGCTCCGAAGATGAGCTCGGCACGATACGAAACGGTCAAGCGGGCCATGGACGTCACGGTCGCCACGGCCGTGCTCGCGGCGGCGGCCCCGGCCGGACTCGCCGCCGCCTGGATGATCAAACGGGAGGACGGTGGCCCGGTTTTCTACCGCGGCACCCGGGTCGGCCGGTACGGCAAGCCGTTCGGCATGCTCAAGTTCCGCAGCATGGTGATCGACGCGGCCCGGCTCGGCGGCCCCTCGACATCGAACGACGACCCCCGGCTGACCAGCACCGGCAAGTTCCTGCGCCGATGGAAGCTGGACGAGCTGCCACAGCTGTGGAACGTGCTGATCGGCGAGATGAGCCTGGTCGGGCCGCGCCCACAGGT comes from the Actinoplanes sp. OR16 genome and includes:
- a CDS encoding polysaccharide biosynthesis tyrosine autokinase, producing MGLRDYLGVAKRHWWLLAVWVLVALAGAMVVNLRTTPVYAARVTFFFTAPMAAAAELYPASMFSSSRLATYAELLTSDEISAPLAALPEVNLTAAEMADRISSETIADTVLMEVTVEDPSRKRALFVAEKLSVMFKDAVEKLEWQETADTSAIKVEVVDGPELEPDPVEPQPLNNVALAMMGGLIVGVGSAVLREIADSTVRSADTLRTLASAPVLARIPLDGRVPARAGPFVSASDSPRTEALRQVRTLLQSAASETSLKTLAVTSAVPGEGRSATTCSLALLFAETGQRVLVVDAELRRPRLARFLGRETATGLSTVLSGGATVEQVIQPWGAGLWLLAGGQSPPNPSELLSSPRMTEVVDEVRRRFDVVIFDCPPLLPVTDGEVLAARADGTVLVVRYAKTTGAEVTGAVRALNGVNATLLGCVLNMVPLKGPDAFPSFDQYTGAPPARRGGRRRARFWSHEAVAVAA
- a CDS encoding TylF/MycF/NovP-related O-methyltransferase: MSSSKKGAPGSLSTPAERQVPGRIAEIFADSPDDLPTRLANAARYLRRSQVTRFAALYELVKLALPVKGSIVECGVFRGASFMTFAQLSAALEPTNLTRRIYGFDSFGGFPSVSDRDRPQTTEARPGDLASDSYDELNRLLEVYDADRFLGHLPKARLIKGDVTATIPAFVEENPHLVVSLLFLDLDLYEPTVAALRHFVPRMPRGAILAFDELDNPLWPGETSAALDEIGLNQLELRRFEFDPYIGYAVIR
- a CDS encoding transketolase, yielding MNPEVTGAEATARAVRAHVLRMTSGGRSSHVGSALSCADLLAVLYADVLHVDPQHPDWPDRDRVIMSKGHAGAALYAVLAERGFFDTAVLHRHYQNGSYLSGHVSHVGIPGVEFSTGSLGHGLPVGAGLAWRARQTGRSWRTYVLLGDGECDEGSVWEAAMFAGHHELASLVAIVDYNRMQSLGTTEETLRLEPFAAKWQSFGWDVAEVDGHDHAELVTALRVPRTADPGRPRCVLAHTVKGKGVSFMENRVLWHYRPPSAEELEQALQEVGAG
- a CDS encoding transketolase family protein; translation: MRNRFFAGLLTAALVDPDLVLITADLGFGAVDEFAAARPGQFVNCGVAEQNMAGLAAGMALAGARVFTYSIANFPTLRCLEQIRNDICYHHADVTVVAVGGGLAYGALGMSHHATEDLAIMRALPGMAVAAPGDPAEVDAVLADLLTVGGPAYLRLGKTGEPTVHQAGVAAPRGASLPVRNGGTSEVLLCSTGAILDEVGKAAEDLDADVRSFPWLDPFDTAAIRDAAATYRLIVTVEEHSIVGGLGSAAAEVLAEAGSGVPLLRIALPAQSSSVVGDQQYLRTAFELDAESIIRRVRNHLEAHRGLASPIR
- a CDS encoding DegT/DnrJ/EryC1/StrS aminotransferase family protein codes for the protein MDWRVRFVDYPEQWRRQRPELLPIIEDTIARGDLMLRQQLHAFEEHLAAFNHSARGVGVSNCTDGLRLLAHALDVGPGDEVVSVAHTFIATVSPFVLRGAKPVFVDIGPDHLMDTAQLADAVTERTKVIIPVHLNGRTVDMHAVAKAAASVGATVIEDAAQALGATFDGRTAGTFGLASTYSFYPAKLLGALGDGGAVLTDDQELANRLLRLRDHGRVQKAEIDGWGYNCRLDNLQAAILDYRLSQLPGWIERRRELARRYDERLRGIDGLQIPVGPDADPQRRDVYQNYPVTTDERDRLVEHLRADGVETLISWPIPMHHQRGLGLENWYLPRTEELCERVLSLPMHVELEDWQIDHVADSVRRFFGE
- a CDS encoding glycosyltransferase family 2 protein, which produces MNLPFLSVVIPCWNEARFIGPFLDSVLANTYPADRMEVLLVDGMSEDGTREIARRYAVRDPRLVLVDNPGHSKPAALNLGIRQAKGDVVVRLDVHAEYPPDYLENCVRGLIEHPQADNVGGVRISRARDDTLLGRAIAYSTTSVFGAGNSKYRVGVAEPQWVDTVFGGCYRKSVFDRIGLFDEQLTRAQDREFNHRLRAAGGGILLLPEITCTYYARSDLREFCSWTFEAGYWPFRASRTVGRWIGSWRNVVPMAFVAALATGAAASPVSRTARRATGAVLTAYGLTALTFAVRLARKHRDPALIAAMPPVFLATHVIYGAGSVKGALERT